ATCCAGGTTTTTGATACGGTCAATAGTGGCCGTGAATTCTGTGTCGCGATAGATGGTTTTGAGCTCCCAGTATTCTTCTGATACGAAGGCGTTAATTTCCTTTTGTCTTTGTACGATCATGGCGAGGGTAGGGGTTTGCACACGGCCTATGGACAAGACGGTTTTGCCGATGGCAAACTTCTTGGTAAAGAGGCGGGTGGCGTTCATACCCAGTAGCCAGTCGCCAATAGCGCGGGCACTACCTGCTGCGTATAAGTTATCGTACTGGTTAGCGTCTTTGAGTTTCTGGAAACCATCGCGGATGGCTTGTTCTGTCAGGGAGGAAATCCACAGCCTTTTCACAGGTGCGGAACATTGGGCTTTGAGTAATACCCAACGTTGAATGAGTTCTCCTTCCTGCCCGGCATCCCCGCAGTTGATCACCTCATCACAGGCTTGCACTAAGGTTTCGATGACTTTGAATTGCTTTTCTACCCCACTGTTAGATATGAGTTTAATACCGAAGTGGGAGGGGATCATGGGTAGATCTTCCAGTCGCCAGAATTTCCATTGCTCGGTGTAATCGTGGGGTTCTTTGAGGGTACAGAAGTGCCCGAAGGTCCAGGTGACCTGGTACCCGTTTCCTTCATAGTATCCATCTTTGCGTGTTTTAGCGCCGATTACTTCAGCGATGTCGCGGGCGACACTGGGTTTTTCTGCAATGCAAACCTTCATAAATTACATTCCCTGATGGGGCAGGCAAATGTAGGAAAACAAAACCACGAAAAAATCGATTTTACCGAAGGTAAAATCGATTTTTTCGCAAGGGGTATGGCCTGCGGCCGGCTGGGAAGGCTATCAGGTATTCATCGGTTAGCCGGAAAATGCTATTTAATAATCAACAAACTGTTCATCCACATAACACCACAACCATCTCTCTCCCGGCTCTGCCGAGATCACCACCGGATGTTGTGTTTTATGAAAATGCTTCGTCATATGCTTCTCCGGCGACTGGTCGCAACATAAAGTTGCGCCGCAGGTCTGACAGGTACGAAGGTGCACCCAGTCCGAACCTATTTTTACGCACTCTTCGCATACATGCTCCTCATCAACTTTGAGTGTTTTGATCGCTGTAATATGTGAACAAATTTCTGACATAGTTATTTATTTCACCTCTGCGAGGTATTTGTGTACAAAACTGATGGCCATAGACCCTTCGCCTACAGCTGCCGCCACCCTGTTCATGGCATTTGCCCTTACATCGCCGGCTGCAAAAATGCCCGGACAACTGGTTTCCAACAGATAAGGATCTCTCTGCTGTTTCCAGATCTGCTCAAACTCAGGGTGCGTGAACAGGTCCCGACCCGTTTCTATAAAGCCTTTATCGTTCTTGATGATATTCATTTCCAGCCACTCTGTAAATGGTTTCGCACCAATAAAGATGTACAATCCATCTGCATGTTCCTGTGTCTGCTCACCTGTTTTGGTGTTGGAAATAATCAGGCATTCCAGTCTGTCAGATCCTCTGGCTTCCACCACTTCAGCAAATGGGCGTACATGAATATTATCCGTTTCCACGATCCTGTCTATAAGGTAGGCAGACATAGTACTGGACAAATCTTCTCTGCGAATGAGGATATTCACATTCCTTGCAAACTTGGAAAGATACATAGCTGCCTGTCCGGCAGAGTTACCGCCACCTACTATGAACACATCTTTATCTTTGCAGGCAGGGGCCTCTGTCATAGCAGCACCATAATAAATACCGGCACCTGTAAAATCAGCTACACCCTTTGTATCCAGTGTGCGGTAATCCACACCTGTGGTAATTACCACACTCCGGCTGTTTACAAATGTGTCGTCTTCCATGATGATCTTATTGTATCCACCTGTTTGCTCAATGGCTTTCACAGACTGTGGGGTGATGAACTCTGTTCCTAAACGTTGTGCCTGAGAGATGGCTCTGCGGGCCAGATCAGCACCACTCAATCCCTTTGGAAAACCTAAGTAGTTTTCAATTCTGGAACTGGTGCCTGCCTGTCCGCCGGGGGCACGTTTCTCTATCAGCAGTGTTTTCAATCCTTCAGAAGCGCCATACACACCCGCTGCTAAACCTGCAGGTCCTGCACCAATAATCACTACATCGTA
This Chitinophaga sancti DNA region includes the following protein-coding sequences:
- a CDS encoding UBP-type zinc finger domain-containing protein, with amino-acid sequence MSEICSHITAIKTLKVDEEHVCEECVKIGSDWVHLRTCQTCGATLCCDQSPEKHMTKHFHKTQHPVVISAEPGERWLWCYVDEQFVDY
- a CDS encoding FAD-dependent oxidoreductase produces the protein MPDKDTEKNTNQPIILCIDDDPHVLRAIVRDLKNKYRQHYKIISTTDVQEALNSLLELKNKGETIAMFISDQRMPVMDGVTFLEKAIKFYPDAKRVLLTAYSDTDAAIKAINTVQLDYYLVKPWDPPEDKLYPVIDDLLDDWKSDYHPEFKGIKVVGYQYSRTCHAIKDFLAGNLIPYKWLDIHTNQEGCNLLALNKLDEKDVPVIFFEDGTFLSNPSIQDTARKVGLNPQIKHEVYDVVIIGAGPAGLAAGVYGASEGLKTLLIEKRAPGGQAGTSSRIENYLGFPKGLSGADLARRAISQAQRLGTEFITPQSVKAIEQTGGYNKIIMEDDTFVNSRSVVITTGVDYRTLDTKGVADFTGAGIYYGAAMTEAPACKDKDVFIVGGGNSAGQAAMYLSKFARNVNILIRREDLSSTMSAYLIDRIVETDNIHVRPFAEVVEARGSDRLECLIISNTKTGEQTQEHADGLYIFIGAKPFTEWLEMNIIKNDKGFIETGRDLFTHPEFEQIWKQQRDPYLLETSCPGIFAAGDVRANAMNRVAAAVGEGSMAISFVHKYLAEVK